A window of Synergistaceae bacterium genomic DNA:
GCTGTGATTCACTCATGCTAAAAGGGGGATTTATTCAAAATGGAATTCTTTGATTTAATTAAAGCGCGCTATTCATGCAGGAAATTTGCAAATAAGCCCGTAGAAGATGATAAACTCACAAAAATTTTAGAGGCCGCAAATCTCGCTCCTACTGCTAAGAACGTTCAGCCAGTTAAAATCTGGGTATTCAAGAGTAATGACTCAATCGGAAAAGTTAAAACTGTTACTCCGTGCCACTTTAATGCGCCTGTAATTCTCGCAGTGGGAGGCACTAAAGACGGGGCATTTGTCAGATCTGACGGCAGAAATTATGAAGATGTTGACGCTTGTATTGTAGCGACTCATTTAATGCTGGCTGTTCATGATTTAGGGCTAGGATCTACGTGGGTAGGATTCTTTGACGCTGAAAAGTTAAAAGAGTTATTCCCGGAAATGAAAGATTTTGATCTTGTCGCGTTATTCCCGATCGGTTATCCTGCTGAAGATGCACAGCCTGCAGAGAGACATTTTATCAGGAAAAATTTAGACGAACTCGTTAAATATTTATAATGCTTGAATTAATACGTGCATTTATAGCGGTCAAAGTTCCCGGTCAAGTCGCCGACTCACTTGAAAATTTCTTGTCGGAATTAAGGCCGCTTTCTCGCATAAAATGGGTCAGGAGAAATCAATTTCACATAACATTAAAATTTCTCGGTGAACTTGAGCCAAGTATTATAAGACTCGTGCAGGATCTATTATTGCCCATGAAAAAATTTAAGCCCTTCACTATAGAATTAAATCACATCGGGGCATTTCCTAATTTGAACGCTCCCAGAGTCTTATGGCTCGGCGGAGATAAAGGCTCTCAGGAACTCGCAAAACTTTCACGCAAAATTAATGATATTTTATACAGTGAAGCAGATTTGCCGATTGATGACAAAAAATTTCGAGCGCATTTGACTCTTGCAAGATTGAAGGATTCATTTTTGCCGGAAGAACTTGTAAGAAAACTCGGAACTGTACAAAATTTTTCGTGGCTCTGTGATGAGTTATTCTTAATGCGCAGTGAATTGACACCGGGCGGGCCTATTTACTCGCAGTTATTATAATGTCAGCAAAAAATTAACTCGGCAAATGAAATAAAATTTTTAGAAATATTCAGGTGTTATATAAAATGGAATTCTGCAAACTTGAAATATTTATACCGGAGTCTCACTTGGAAATTTTACAGCAAGTTTTGAGAGATTCGGACGCGGGACATATCGGAAATTATGACTCTTGCTTGTCGTATAGTCATGTTATAAGCACGTGGAGGCCTTTAGAGAACACGAGTCCATATATAGGCGAGGCAAATATTTTAAGCACAGAGAGTGAAATCAAAGTAGAAGTAACTTGCAAGATTAAAGATTTAGACTCAATTATTCAAGCTGTCAAAAAAATTCATCCCTATGAAGAGCCGGTTATTAACGTAATCCCGTTATTGAGAATCTCACTGTAAACGCTATAATCATGTAAATTATATTTATTGAGGGGGATTTATATGATTCGCAAAATTATTAATATTGACGAGTCAAAATGCAACGGCTGCGGCTTGTGTGCCCGGGCTTGTCATGAGGGAGCTATTGAAATTATTGACGGGAAGGCGAAATTAACGCGCGAGAATTTTTGCGACGGATTCGGGGATTGTCTGCCTGAATGTCCGACGGGAGCTATTAGCTTTATAGAACGTGAGGCTCCGGAATATGACAAAATCGCAGTCGAACGCGCAAAAGTTTCACGTCAAATGCTTTCACTGGGAATTCAATGGCCCATACAAATTAAGCTCGTGCCGGTAAATGCGGAATTTTTCGGGAATTCAAATTTATTAATTGCTGCTGATTGCACGGGATTTATTTATGCGAACATTCACGGGGAATTTATCAAGAATCACGTTACATTAATTGCTTGTCCGAAATTAGACGGCGTTAATTATGCTGAAAAACTTTCACAAATTTTTGCGTTAAATAGTATTAATAGCATAACACTTTTAAGAATGGAAGTTCCATGCTGCGGAGGTCTTGAAAGAATGATTAACGAGGCTTTGAAAATTTCAGGCAAAAATATAGCTTTCACCGTAAAAACTGTAACAAGGGCCGGCAAAATTATTTAATTCCCGCAAAAAAAAAATTCCCCTCCAGCAAATTAATTACTAGAGGGGACGGAAAATTTTAATTCAACTATTTAATTACTATATCGGGCTGTGCTGACCCTGTGAATCTCACTGAAGAGTCATACATTCCGAACGCGCTTATTTGAGGAACTTTGAACGTTCCGCGAGTAACTGCCCTCATCTTGAAGCCGTATGATCTTTCACCCTTGACTCTGTTAAAGAATAATACAAGCCTGTCATCGCGAATATCACTCACAACTCCGTAGCCTGAATTAGTCTCGCCGTCGTCAAGTCTAGGATTCTCAAGCTCAAAACCGGCCGGCAATAAATAACTTAACGCGAGATTATTTACTGTCATTGACGGCCTGATAGTCAATACTGCCTGCACTATAGTCCCGTGATTAATGGGCTGTGAAGGATTTAATATATTCCCCTTCTCGTCAAAGTAAACGCACTCGATATTAATATTTTTGCGTTCAGGTTTAGGCTGACTCTTTGTGTATCCTGTCGCGCTCCATGAGTAACAGCCCTGCCCCGTTCCTTTGCCCTCGATTAAGATAGCCGAGTCTTTAGGAAGTTCGCTAATTTTTATAGACGCTGCCTTGTGATTCGCAAATTCTAAAATCGCCGAGTCGTTCGTCTCTGTGTTCACATGAGCAGTAATATCACTCTTTGCGCTGACTGCCTCGACATTATAGCGAGCTAGGGCAATTAATGACGCTGAATTATCCTGTGTGCTGTACCAGCCGCCGTTACTGCCGAGATTTAATAAACGTGAAGCAAGTTCTGTTACTTCAGGTGCCCGCGGTTCAACGTCAAGCCACATAGATAATAATAATGCTGTGTTTCTTGCGTCTGACTCAAGAGTCCCGCCTGATGATTTCACGCTGCCGAGCTGCAAATTCTTTAACGAGTCTGAATTCCCGTCAATAAGTGCCTGAGCTCCTGCCAAATAAACATGTCCGGACGGTCTTAATCTCCTGTGATTCTCGCGTAAATATTCAATCCATCCGAGCGGCTTTTCTCCGTTGAGAGTCAAGACATATACAGCATAGGCCTTAGTTGTTAAATCGTCGCGTTCGTCATCGTTTGAATCATATGCCGGCATTGACGGTAAATACTGCCTCATCCAGTTAATAACGCCCGTGAACATCTCTTCAGGGAAGTTGATTCCTTTTTTCTTGGCCTCAAGTAAGAAGTGAGCTGCGTAGACGCTCCCCCAGTTGAACGGCGTAGAACTTCCCGGCCACATCGCAAATGAGCCGTCATATAGCTGCATTGATTGAATTCTTATAATTGCGTTGTCTACTCGTGATTTAATAGCCTCGTCATTAATCGTGTCGGGGTCAATCTCTGCTAAAGCGTCAGGAAGTATCAAGAACGGCCAAGCTCCTGAAATAGTCTGCTCAAGACAGCCATATGGATAATTGCGCAGGAAATTCACGGCCTGATTGAGACTCACCGCCGGAGTATCTGCAAGAGTAAGAGATCCCGTTATTTTTCCGGCAAAATCATTTAATGGCAGCTCCAATCTTGTACGGCCCTCTTCAAATATTCCCGAGCCTCCCATTGTTACAACCGGCCAAGCGGATCTAATCGGCATTTCGATTTCTTGTGTGAATTCGCGCTGCTTCCCGTTCTCGTTCCATGAAGTAATAATCTTGAGTGCTGCTCTGTCTGAACCTCCGAGTGCCTTTGCTGTAGTGTTAAATGACGCGTTCCCGCCTGCTGAAATATTCAAATCCGCAAATGTTTCTTTGAGCGATAATCCTTCAGGTACAAGAGTAATTTTTACGCTGCGATTCTGTCCTGACGTGTTAAATACTACAGTGGGAATTGTGAAAGAGTCATCAGGTGCGGCAAATCTCGGTAATCCCGTCTCTGTTACTATTTCGCGGGCAATCTGAATATTTTTCTCCGCATTCCCGAAATTCTTACCCGATGCAGCAACAACACAAAGCCGGCCCCGTCCGCTGAATTCCGGTATATCAAGCTCAGTAGTAATTACTCCGTTTTTGTCGGGCGTTAGTGTGCCTTCAAAGAGTGAAAGAATCTTGAATCTCTGAACGTTTGAGTCCCCTGCGAGTGCTGCGAGTCCTTCATCTCCGGCGGGGTGTAACTGCTCAGTTGCCTGATCTTCAACCGGAATAATTTGATCGTAAATGTCGAATCCCTGAGAATTTAATTTCTTGAGCCCCCAGAAATAATTAAGCAAATCCGGTGTCTTGTAACGAGTGAGGCCTAATACTCCATCATCAACAAGCGCAATAGATACATCAGCATTATTTGTGATTGATTGTGAATTAGACTTGAGAGTCAATTTTACCGGCAATTTTGAAGCTGGCTCAATTTTATCGGGAGCGTCAATATTTACTGCGATATTATAATCAGAAATATCAACTTTAACACGCGCGAGTCCTATTGCCCTATGAGTCGCCCAGCCTTTGGAGTCCTCCTGTTTAACAGGTCTTACAAGCCACGCAGTAACCCAGACATTCGGCCTCATATTCTGCTCGATTTTAAAGTCAAATTTTACTTCTGATTCGTCAACGCGCTGAATTTTACGTGTGATTAAATTCGAGTTCTCAAGAGTAAGCATTAACAGGCCTTCAAATGGGACTTTGACATTAACTACTGCATTTTCACCGAGTTTGTAAGAGTCCTTCTCCGGTTTGATTTCGATTCTGTCAATTAATTGCGAACCTCCGCCCGCTGATTGTGAACTTGACGCGTAAAATCTATATACAGCCCTTGCAATGTCATCGCCGTCTGAAATTTTTACCATGTATGAGCCGTAACTTTCAGGCTTGAATGCGAATTCTGCGACTCCATTTTTCAGAGTTATATTTTTCTCCGCGACCTGATTAATTTCTTCTGTGCTCTGCCAGCGTTTACGGCCGTCAATCTCTACAATGTTGTAATCCCACGTGATTTTATAGAGTTCTGCTTTGAGTTCGCCGGGGTCTGCAGGTTCTTCTTCGGGGTTGATTGCTGCGACTCTAAATTTTGCGTCTTCACGTGCTGTAAAACTTTCTTTAACGGGTGCAATTCCTAACAGCCACGGAGCAGGATAATACGGCCTAGTTATTGTGCTAGATACCCAGCGGCCGCCGTCTTCCATTATTTCAGCTTTCATAGTTACGTTTATTAAAGTCGGTGCTTCCCAGTCTGCATCAAGAGTCAAGCTCGCTTCTAATTTGCCGAAATTATCAAGCTGTCCTTCTCCGATTGTGTCTTCTTCAGGTGCGAATCTTCTCGACGGATCCCCGAAATTATAAGCCTTCCACCTGTCTTGAGTCGGAGTAAATTTGCCTTCACGTGCTGTCCATGAAACTTTATAATTCAGTCCTGCACCGTCAACCCCGAAAAGCCAGCGCGCATAAACATCAGCCGTGAATTTGTCATTATGCAATAAATATTTCTTGTAAGTATTCATCTTGACTTCAAGACGAGGCGGGGCAAAATCTTCAACGTGGAAATTATACGCAGCAAGGGGCTTACTTTCTTGGCCGGGGATTGTTATAGACGCTGTCCAGAGTCCTGTTAGTGCATTAGAAGGTAACTGCAAATTTGTTACTGCGCTGCCCTTGTCTGAAAGAGTTAGAGTCTCCTGCTTGACTTTACGCCCTAAAGTATCACGCACTATAAACAACACAGGGAATGACTCCGGAGTTGAAATATCAGCGTTCCTGACAATGGACTTGAAATTAACGAGTTCGCCCGTCCTGTAAATGTCTCTAGGTGAGAAAATAACAGCGTCATAACCCTTTCTAAGCCAATCACGCCCGGAAGTGTCAAAAATTTCTCTGTCTAATAAATTTCTAGTTAATTGCACATATGTTAAATCAGTCTGTCCGTTTTGAGTCTTAGAAACTATAGCGAGTGAGGGCTGATTATCCGAGTCCCATGTAGCTTTATTCGGGAGTTCATAGAAAAATACTCCGCCGTTATTTGTTTTCCCTTGTGCTAAAAGCTGTTTTTTGTCGGAGAAAATTTTTACTTCAGCGTCCTGAATCCCCCTCGCAGTTGTAAGAGTATTCACCCAGATTAATATGCTGTCTTCCCAGAGTCTGGCAGTGGCTGCCATGTCGCTTAAATTTATTACTTGAGTCTCTTCATCCCACCAGCCTTTGCTTGAGTCCCTTGCTGTGAGCATAAATAAACCTCTTTCGCCGTTTACCATTTCTTGAACAGGTATAGATCGCCTTACTTGTTCATTTAATGGGAGGTCTAACGGAATTTCTTTTGTGAAGACTCTGCGTGCAATATCGCGCTCAAAATTGTCGTACTCTTTGCCGACAACATAGGGAATATTATTCTCATACATGCGCCATAAATCGAGCTGTAATTTTTTGACGTTGCGCAATTCTATGGGAATCAAGCTGTTTTCTAGGGCCGTCAAATAAGTTCCTGAAGCAGGAAGACTTATACGCGACTCTAAGTCAGGCATTATAATTGCTTGTCTGAAATCTTCTTTCAAAACAAGTCCGCCCTTAGATGGGAATCCTTTTTTGAAGGTAATAACAAATCTGCTTCTCGGCTTGAATTCTTTAGAGTTAATTATGAAATACTCATCGCTCCAGCCTGATTCAAAATCTAAATCACTGACAGGGGGATCAATTTTTATATAATTTTTCGCGGTCTTGACATCGACTCCGAAATTAAATGATGCCCTGATTGAGTTCTCATTGTCGGGACGTAAATTTTGCACTGTTAAAACGGGATCAAGTATCACAACTTCTGAAATATCGCGGTCGATTCCCATATCACC
This region includes:
- a CDS encoding nitroreductase family protein; amino-acid sequence: MEFFDLIKARYSCRKFANKPVEDDKLTKILEAANLAPTAKNVQPVKIWVFKSNDSIGKVKTVTPCHFNAPVILAVGGTKDGAFVRSDGRNYEDVDACIVATHLMLAVHDLGLGSTWVGFFDAEKLKELFPEMKDFDLVALFPIGYPAEDAQPAERHFIRKNLDELVKYL
- the thpR gene encoding RNA 2',3'-cyclic phosphodiesterase gives rise to the protein MLELIRAFIAVKVPGQVADSLENFLSELRPLSRIKWVRRNQFHITLKFLGELEPSIIRLVQDLLLPMKKFKPFTIELNHIGAFPNLNAPRVLWLGGDKGSQELAKLSRKINDILYSEADLPIDDKKFRAHLTLARLKDSFLPEELVRKLGTVQNFSWLCDELFLMRSELTPGGPIYSQLL
- a CDS encoding 4Fe-4S binding protein — its product is MIRKIINIDESKCNGCGLCARACHEGAIEIIDGKAKLTRENFCDGFGDCLPECPTGAISFIEREAPEYDKIAVERAKVSRQMLSLGIQWPIQIKLVPVNAEFFGNSNLLIAADCTGFIYANIHGEFIKNHVTLIACPKLDGVNYAEKLSQIFALNSINSITLLRMEVPCCGGLERMINEALKISGKNIAFTVKTVTRAGKII